A genomic window from Planococcus rifietoensis includes:
- the lpdA gene encoding dihydrolipoyl dehydrogenase: protein MVVGDFPIETDTLVIGSGPGGYVAAIRAAQTGQKVTIVEKEYIGGVCLNVGCIPSKAMISVGHRFEEAQHSDDMGIVAKEVSLNFEKAQAFKDSVVKKLTGGVESLLKGNKVEIVRGEAYFVDENTVRIMDADSAQTYKFKNAIIATGSRPVEIPTFKYSERVIDSSGALALKEVPNKLLVIGGGYIGTELGTAYANMGSEVTILEGAPDILAGFEKQMTSIVKKGLKKKGVEVITKASAKGVEESDSGVSVSYEAGGEEKTIDADYVLVTVGRRPNTDEMGLEELNIKMGERGLIEVDKQCRTSIPNIYAIGDIVAGLQLAHKASYEGKVAAEAIAGEKSEVDYMAIPAVCFTDPELASVGLTEEQAKEEGFEVTAAKFPFGANGRALSLNSSEGFVKLVSRKEDGLLLGGQIVGAGASDMVAEIGLAIEAGMTVEDIAMTIHAHPTLAEITMEAAEVALGTPIHIIK from the coding sequence ATGGTAGTAGGAGATTTTCCAATCGAAACAGACACGCTCGTCATCGGCTCAGGCCCTGGCGGCTATGTCGCAGCTATCCGTGCAGCACAGACTGGCCAAAAAGTAACCATCGTTGAGAAAGAATACATCGGCGGCGTTTGTTTGAACGTCGGCTGTATCCCTTCAAAAGCGATGATTTCTGTCGGCCACCGTTTTGAAGAAGCCCAGCATTCCGATGACATGGGCATTGTGGCGAAAGAAGTTTCTTTGAACTTCGAAAAAGCACAAGCGTTCAAAGACAGTGTCGTCAAGAAATTGACTGGCGGCGTCGAATCCTTGCTAAAAGGCAATAAAGTGGAAATCGTCCGCGGCGAAGCATATTTCGTAGACGAAAACACTGTTCGCATCATGGACGCGGATTCTGCCCAAACGTATAAGTTCAAAAACGCTATTATCGCAACGGGTTCACGCCCAGTTGAAATCCCAACATTCAAATATTCAGAGCGCGTGATCGATTCAAGTGGTGCACTTGCTTTGAAAGAAGTCCCGAACAAGCTGCTCGTCATCGGCGGCGGCTATATCGGAACTGAGCTTGGGACTGCCTATGCAAACATGGGTTCTGAAGTGACTATTCTTGAAGGCGCACCAGATATTCTTGCTGGATTCGAAAAGCAAATGACGTCAATTGTCAAAAAAGGCTTGAAGAAAAAAGGTGTAGAAGTCATCACAAAAGCGTCTGCTAAAGGCGTAGAAGAATCAGATTCAGGCGTATCGGTTTCATACGAAGCAGGCGGCGAAGAGAAAACAATCGACGCAGACTACGTATTGGTAACTGTCGGCCGCCGTCCGAACACGGATGAAATGGGCCTTGAAGAGCTCAACATCAAAATGGGCGAGCGCGGGCTTATCGAAGTCGACAAGCAATGCCGTACAAGCATCCCGAACATCTATGCGATCGGTGATATTGTGGCAGGACTTCAATTGGCTCACAAAGCATCTTACGAAGGCAAAGTTGCTGCTGAAGCGATTGCCGGCGAAAAATCGGAAGTTGACTACATGGCAATTCCAGCGGTTTGCTTTACAGACCCTGAACTTGCAAGTGTCGGTTTGACTGAAGAACAGGCTAAAGAAGAAGGCTTTGAAGTGACAGCGGCTAAATTCCCATTCGGCGCTAACGGACGCGCTTTGTCGCTGAACTCTTCTGAAGGCTTCGTGAAATTGGTCTCCCGTAAAGAAGATGGCTTGCTATTAGGCGGACAAATCGTTGGAGCGGGAGCTTCTGACATGGTTGCAGAAATTGGTTTGGCCATCGAAGCGGGCATGACTGTGGAAGACATCGCGATGACAATCCACGCTCACCCGACTTTGGCTGAGATTACAATGGAAGCGGCGGAAGTGGCTCTAGGCACGCCGATTCACATCATCAAATAA